A DNA window from Palaemon carinicauda isolate YSFRI2023 unplaced genomic scaffold, ASM3689809v2 scaffold31, whole genome shotgun sequence contains the following coding sequences:
- the LOC137636484 gene encoding uncharacterized protein: MDQDHCRRLLRYGVGAYSVLIKSLRNVDGKAKFTRESVEAVVRSLTLKRLPSSTTIDDSNAAKTILSESSSTPDFLWAENMKGRGPAHTPPSPRVTRSRSRSSSLGCRPKTSVGVSFPDTSKEESEFPKVVIKRNYVYVSGVEWPNGESKLDLSVKCDNESSTVNKARSVSSRKMALHSGKDRRLQRKDKSPTNYSHGVDKTCKKTDDDSHGNLRLHSPAETNIEDSFGTSDKSVSQRVPVENEFETRNVRSPMLTINGKEYPMAPFAPFHPLNIQGVHTGDSDTSEESEAVANLNVLRENVRNFDREKFLQIPGAACKSFGVANSLIIRIKAS; encoded by the coding sequence ATGGATCAAGATCACTGCCGCCGCCTCCTGAGATATGGAGTGGGAGCCTATAGCGTGCTCATCAAAAGTCTACGCAACGTCGACGGAAAGGCAAAGTTCACGAGAGAGTCTGTCGAGGCGGTCGTTCGATCTTTGACGCTGAAGAGACTGCCTTCTTCGACTACCATCGACGACAGCAATGCTGCGAAGACAATTCTTTCAGAAAGTTCATCTACCCCAGATTTTCTTTGGGCTGAGAACATGAAGGGCAGAGGGCCTGCACACACTCCTCCCTCCCCCAGAGTCACTAGGTCCCGCAGTAGAAGTTCATCATTGGGATGTAGGCCGAAGACTAGTGTTGGAGTTAGTTTTCCGGATACAAGCAAAGAAGAGAGTGAATTTCCCAAAGTGGTCATTAAGCGAAACTATGTGTATGTTAGCGGAGTGGAATGGCCAAATGGAGAGAGCAAACTTGACTTGAGTGTGAAATGTGACAACGAAAGTTCCACAGTAAACAAAGCAAGGTCTGTCAGTAGTAGAAAGATGGCATTACATTCAGGAAAGGACAGACGTCTACAAAGAAAAGATAAATCGCCAACCAATTATTCTCATGGAGTTGACAAGACTTGCAAAAAGACAGATGATGATTCTCATGGAAATTTAAGGCTTCATTCTCCTGCGGAAACGAacatcgaagatagttttggcacctccgataagtccgtttctcagcgtgtccccgtagaaAACGAGTTTGAAACCAGAAATGTGCGCTCACCAATGCTGACCATCAATGGTAAAGAGTATCCGATGGCtccttttgctccctttcatcccttgaatatacagggagtacatacgggagactcggataccagtgaggaatctgaggctgtcgctaatttgaATGTTTTGAGAGAGAATGTGAGAAACTTTGACAGAGAAAAGTTTTTGCAGATCCCTGGCGCTGCTTGCAAGTCGTTTGGCGTGGCGAATAgcctaataataagaataaaagctTCATAA